Proteins encoded within one genomic window of Haladaptatus sp. QDMS2:
- a CDS encoding thioesterase family protein codes for MSVDRDALARLRDQSVTHTRRFIVERRHTTNVFGEQDDPAGKPAAADASPEEAVRVLGSPFVVSFAEFTGRESLRGHLPEGTGTVGEYVGLDHRSAAPLGATVTVETLLTGVEGPKLSLEATVSHDGRLVGEVALVFRVVDRARFRAAL; via the coding sequence ATGTCCGTCGACCGCGACGCGCTGGCCAGACTCCGTGACCAGTCCGTCACGCACACCCGCCGGTTCATCGTTGAGCGCCGCCACACGACGAATGTCTTCGGCGAGCAGGACGACCCAGCCGGGAAACCCGCCGCCGCCGACGCTTCCCCCGAGGAAGCAGTGCGCGTCCTGGGGTCGCCGTTCGTCGTCTCCTTCGCCGAGTTCACCGGCCGCGAATCGCTCCGAGGCCACCTCCCCGAGGGGACCGGGACGGTCGGCGAGTACGTCGGTCTCGACCACCGCAGCGCCGCACCGCTCGGGGCGACCGTCACCGTCGAAACCCTACTTACCGGCGTGGAGGGGCCGAAACTCTCCCTCGAAGCCACCGTCTCGCACGACGGACGACTCGTCGGTGAGGTGGCTCTCGTGTTTCGCGTCGTCGACCGGGCGCGCTTTCGCGCCGCCCTCTGA
- a CDS encoding SDR family NAD(P)-dependent oxidoreductase, with protein sequence MRGLAGKTAFVTGSGGGIGAAIATRLAEEGATVAVNDIDADRAAETVAAIREGGDEAFAAVADVTDLEDVRAAMAATVEETGRLDVLVNNAGWDRMEWFLKQDPGVWDRIIDINLKGQLYCSRAAAEIMTDRDEGGRIVNIASDAGRVGSSGEAVYSGAKGGVIGFTKTLARELARDGITCNVVAPGPADTPLTRAMREESELAEKILGSMAKQIPLGRMTEPEDVAAAVAYFASDDAGFVTGQVLSVSGGLTMNG encoded by the coding sequence ATGCGCGGACTCGCAGGAAAGACGGCGTTCGTCACCGGCAGCGGCGGGGGTATCGGCGCGGCTATCGCAACGCGACTCGCCGAGGAAGGGGCGACCGTGGCGGTAAACGACATCGACGCAGACCGGGCCGCAGAGACAGTCGCGGCGATTCGGGAAGGTGGCGACGAGGCGTTCGCCGCCGTTGCAGATGTGACCGACTTAGAAGACGTGCGGGCCGCGATGGCGGCGACGGTCGAGGAGACAGGTCGCCTCGACGTGCTCGTGAACAACGCCGGGTGGGACCGCATGGAGTGGTTCCTCAAACAGGACCCCGGCGTCTGGGACCGCATCATCGACATCAACCTGAAGGGGCAACTCTACTGCTCGCGAGCGGCAGCGGAAATTATGACCGACCGCGACGAGGGTGGGCGCATCGTCAACATCGCCTCGGACGCAGGCCGGGTCGGCAGTTCCGGCGAGGCCGTCTACTCGGGGGCAAAAGGCGGCGTCATCGGGTTCACGAAGACGCTCGCCCGGGAACTCGCCCGTGACGGGATTACCTGCAACGTCGTCGCGCCGGGTCCCGCGGACACGCCCCTGACGCGAGCGATGCGCGAGGAGTCAGAACTCGCAGAAAAGATTCTCGGCAGCATGGCCAAACAGATTCCCCTCGGGCGAATGACCGAACCCGAAGACGTGGCCGCGGCGGTGGCCTACTTCGCCTCTGACGACGCGGGATTCGTCACCGGACAGGTGCTCTCTGTGTCGGGCGGTCTGACGATGAACGGGTAG
- a CDS encoding PaaI family thioesterase, with amino-acid sequence MDRTQTARSLLDILPFHKSHGIEIVEVTEDTATTRIPFDEDLVGNPDVPAIHGGVLSALVDLTGAALFVGNLGRYTPTIDMRVDYLSHAGEETLVGNARLRRKGGSIGVADIEIRAGDTLCATGVGTYKLSP; translated from the coding sequence ATGGACCGGACGCAAACCGCCCGCTCTCTTCTCGATATTTTGCCGTTCCACAAATCCCACGGCATCGAAATCGTCGAGGTTACCGAAGACACGGCCACGACGCGCATTCCGTTCGACGAGGACCTCGTCGGCAACCCCGACGTGCCCGCCATCCACGGCGGCGTCCTCTCGGCGCTCGTGGACCTGACCGGCGCGGCGCTGTTCGTCGGAAATCTGGGCCGGTACACGCCGACCATCGACATGCGCGTCGATTACCTCAGCCACGCCGGCGAAGAGACGCTCGTCGGGAACGCGAGGCTCCGCCGAAAGGGCGGGTCGATTGGCGTCGCCGACATCGAGATTCGCGCCGGAGACACGCTCTGTGCCACCGGGGTCGGCACGTACAAACTCTCGCCATGA
- a CDS encoding amidohydrolase family protein has protein sequence MTFAPATDCHVHLMPDTLMAAIRDALHDAAAWEFDHPTDRESMEAELTEAGVSRYIALPYAHKPGIADDLNDWVLARCADSEMAVPFATVHGDDEVDAVVRRAFENGARGLKFQCPVQGCGPADPRLDPAFELAAEYDRPIMFHAGTAPMFHDNPHVGYDQFAQFVENYPEVRACCAHMGTYEHEAFIECARENEQVFLDTTFAMSAGAQRFMDFDPATIPDSVIEDLAGSIMYGSDYPNIPYPYDDERALLLERDLSDEAFDQLFRGAAERFLG, from the coding sequence ATGACCTTCGCACCAGCAACCGACTGCCACGTCCACCTGATGCCGGACACGCTGATGGCTGCCATCCGCGATGCGCTCCACGACGCCGCCGCGTGGGAGTTCGACCACCCGACCGACCGCGAGTCGATGGAGGCAGAACTCACGGAGGCAGGCGTCTCCCGATACATCGCCCTGCCTTACGCCCACAAGCCTGGCATCGCTGACGACCTCAACGACTGGGTGCTCGCCCGGTGTGCCGACTCCGAGATGGCCGTGCCCTTTGCAACCGTCCACGGCGACGACGAGGTGGACGCGGTGGTCAGACGGGCGTTCGAGAACGGCGCACGCGGCCTCAAATTCCAGTGCCCGGTCCAGGGCTGTGGCCCCGCCGACCCGCGCCTCGACCCCGCCTTCGAGTTGGCCGCCGAGTACGACCGGCCCATCATGTTCCACGCCGGTACCGCGCCGATGTTCCACGACAACCCACACGTCGGTTACGACCAGTTCGCCCAGTTCGTGGAGAACTATCCCGAGGTGCGGGCGTGCTGTGCCCACATGGGAACCTACGAACACGAGGCGTTCATCGAGTGCGCCCGCGAGAACGAACAGGTGTTCCTCGACACGACGTTCGCGATGTCCGCTGGGGCCCAGCGATTCATGGACTTCGACCCGGCGACGATTCCCGATTCGGTGATCGAGGACCTCGCCGGGTCGATTATGTACGGCTCTGATTACCCGAACATCCCGTATCCCTACGACGACGAACGGGCGCTGTTGCTCGAACGCGACCTCTCTGACGAGGCATTCGACCAGTTGTTCCGGGGGGCCGCAGAGCGGTTCCTCGGGTAA
- a CDS encoding uracil-DNA glycosylase family protein, giving the protein MVPFPDPTTRNELVADCRRCPALVEARECIAWGNGPLDATLVVIGEAPAAGDSTADTWKGGNWTGMAYTSRHSGRTVRRLMADLGYGPEDCYYTNAAKCYPKDGESNRAPRDTELANCRSHLVDELSAIRPHAVLTTGKHATRSVLAMESIALDGFLDAVLTPIDCPTLEVTLLPLLHPSYQAVWLSRLDFTYESYLEAIRTQLDGFEA; this is encoded by the coding sequence ATGGTGCCGTTTCCTGACCCGACGACGCGCAATGAACTCGTTGCCGACTGTCGCCGCTGTCCGGCCCTGGTCGAGGCACGCGAGTGCATCGCCTGGGGGAACGGGCCGCTCGACGCGACGCTCGTCGTTATCGGCGAAGCGCCCGCTGCGGGCGACTCGACCGCGGACACGTGGAAGGGTGGAAACTGGACGGGCATGGCCTACACGTCTCGCCACTCTGGGCGAACGGTTCGCCGGCTCATGGCAGACCTCGGGTACGGACCCGAAGACTGCTACTACACAAACGCGGCCAAGTGCTACCCGAAAGACGGGGAGTCGAACCGCGCACCTCGAGACACCGAGCTTGCGAACTGTCGCTCGCATCTCGTAGACGAACTCTCGGCCATCCGTCCGCACGCCGTCCTCACGACCGGGAAACACGCGACGCGGTCCGTCCTCGCGATGGAATCCATCGCACTCGACGGCTTCCTCGACGCGGTCCTCACACCCATCGACTGTCCAACCCTGGAAGTCACCCTTCTGCCGCTGTTACATCCGTCCTACCAGGCGGTCTGGCTCTCGCGACTCGATTTCACCTACGAGTCGTATCTGGAGGCGATTCGGACGCAGTTAGACGGGTTCGAAGCCTAA
- a CDS encoding DUF2332 domain-containing protein → MTALTSVFETLATREARDSSPLYESLAHSVAADPKLLALAGHSPADQPAPNLLFAAVQYLLFNRPDHPLAAYFSSIVDDPASPAEEADQLFREFCLENRATLVALLGSRRVQTNVLGRSSILLPVFEHVSHRTDQTPLGLVEIGCSAGLNLLWDRYGYEYGGQWRVGDPAAPLQLSCDVRNDGVPPLPESLPAVGSRLGINLNTLSVENEADVKWLRALIWPEHESRRERIEAAVSVARESPPELVEGDALADLKTLCNRVPEDEHLCIYNTHVLYQFTEEQQADFAALVADIGQSRDLFWANWEWHGETPEVRYVAYENGEKSAGTLAAYEAHGRWIDWHE, encoded by the coding sequence ATGACAGCTCTGACTTCGGTTTTCGAAACCTTAGCCACCCGGGAAGCGCGTGACTCGTCTCCACTCTACGAATCACTCGCACATTCTGTCGCCGCCGACCCCAAACTCCTCGCCCTCGCCGGACACTCACCTGCCGACCAACCAGCACCGAACCTGCTGTTCGCCGCCGTCCAGTATCTCTTGTTCAACCGGCCCGACCACCCGCTCGCGGCGTACTTTTCGAGCATCGTCGACGACCCAGCATCGCCCGCCGAGGAAGCTGACCAACTGTTCAGAGAATTCTGCCTGGAGAATCGAGCGACACTCGTCGCCCTCCTCGGGTCACGCCGGGTGCAGACGAACGTTCTCGGCCGCAGTTCGATTCTCCTCCCCGTGTTCGAACACGTCTCCCACCGAACCGACCAAACCCCGCTCGGCCTCGTCGAAATCGGCTGTAGCGCCGGCCTGAACCTGCTCTGGGACCGCTACGGCTACGAGTACGGCGGGCAGTGGCGAGTGGGCGACCCAGCCGCTCCGCTCCAGTTGTCCTGCGACGTCCGAAACGACGGCGTCCCACCACTCCCAGAATCGCTTCCTGCGGTCGGGTCGCGTCTCGGTATCAACCTCAACACGCTCTCGGTGGAGAACGAAGCGGACGTCAAGTGGCTCCGTGCGCTCATCTGGCCGGAACATGAGTCCCGTCGCGAACGAATCGAGGCCGCCGTCTCTGTGGCTCGCGAGTCACCACCGGAACTCGTCGAAGGCGACGCGCTCGCCGACCTGAAAACGCTCTGCAACCGCGTCCCAGAAGACGAACACCTCTGCATATACAACACGCACGTCCTCTACCAGTTCACCGAAGAACAGCAAGCTGACTTCGCGGCCCTCGTCGCCGACATCGGCCAGTCACGAGACCTGTTCTGGGCGAACTGGGAGTGGCACGGCGAGACGCCCGAAGTCCGGTACGTTGCGTACGAAAATGGCGAGAAATCGGCTGGCACGCTCGCGGCCTACGAGGCGCACGGTCGGTGGATCGACTGGCACGAATAG
- a CDS encoding phenylacetate--CoA ligase family protein yields MYDDETLGAVRAQLERVAAYDFYGAKFDKAGIDPAAIDSWEDFRDVPFTTADELEADFEANPPEGSCYPGESMICFTPMGDDLKPVFDTQPDLEHMAAVNATVFERASIRRGDRVLNTFGYHLFGTGLLIHRGLEQLGAEVIPLGPGDSEQAASVIDEFDVDALIGNPSYALKIGAAGGHVNRFVGAGEPFTSIPGLREEVKEALGCETACDYFGSRQILPVAAETTAEDGLYVTTDYALVEVVDPDTGEVVGPGNRGELVVTHVKKEGAPLVRYRTGDLADVGVRDGRVVLPNGVIGRTDGRLKVKGVKLYPEAVGLVLAGFDGLTGNYRLTVSRPDATDHLAIVCEGEADREELRDALAERLLIKPNEVELVAELEDGPSVVDERY; encoded by the coding sequence ATGTACGACGACGAGACACTCGGCGCGGTTCGCGCTCAGCTCGAACGGGTCGCAGCGTACGACTTCTACGGAGCGAAGTTCGACAAAGCGGGCATCGACCCCGCGGCGATAGACTCGTGGGAGGATTTTCGCGACGTTCCGTTCACGACCGCCGACGAACTCGAAGCCGACTTCGAGGCGAATCCACCGGAGGGCTCCTGCTACCCCGGCGAGTCGATGATTTGCTTCACCCCGATGGGCGACGACCTCAAGCCGGTCTTCGACACGCAACCGGATTTAGAACACATGGCGGCGGTGAACGCGACCGTCTTCGAACGCGCCAGCATCAGGCGCGGTGACCGGGTGCTCAACACGTTCGGCTACCACCTATTCGGGACAGGCCTGCTCATCCATCGCGGCTTAGAACAACTCGGCGCGGAGGTCATCCCGCTCGGCCCCGGCGATTCCGAGCAGGCGGCGAGCGTCATCGACGAATTCGACGTCGACGCCCTCATCGGGAATCCAAGCTACGCGCTGAAAATCGGTGCTGCGGGCGGGCACGTGAACCGCTTTGTCGGCGCGGGCGAACCGTTCACCTCGATTCCCGGCCTCCGCGAGGAAGTGAAGGAAGCACTCGGCTGTGAGACGGCGTGTGACTACTTCGGGTCGCGTCAGATTCTCCCGGTCGCCGCCGAGACCACCGCCGAGGACGGCCTGTACGTCACCACCGACTACGCGCTCGTCGAGGTCGTAGACCCGGACACGGGCGAAGTGGTCGGCCCCGGAAACCGCGGCGAACTCGTCGTCACGCACGTCAAAAAGGAGGGTGCACCGCTCGTCCGCTACCGCACCGGCGACCTCGCGGACGTGGGCGTGCGCGACGGCCGCGTCGTCCTGCCGAACGGCGTGATTGGGCGAACCGACGGCCGCCTGAAAGTGAAAGGCGTGAAGCTCTATCCCGAGGCTGTCGGCCTCGTCCTCGCTGGATTCGACGGTCTCACGGGCAACTACCGACTCACCGTCTCCCGGCCCGACGCGACCGACCACCTCGCCATCGTCTGCGAGGGGGAGGCAGACCGCGAGGAACTGCGGGACGCCCTCGCAGAGCGTCTGCTCATCAAACCGAACGAGGTCGAACTCGTCGCAGAACTCGAAGACGGTCCCTCGGTCGTGGACGAACGCTACTGA
- a CDS encoding cyclopropane-fatty-acyl-phospholipid synthase family protein produces the protein MDFETCEARYEQEEYYWGTEPNDLARKTASLVSTANTTPTVIDIGAGEGRDVVYFAKQGFDAYATDVSPNGLEKARQLAAAHGVAIETLEADANELALPEPVDVVYSCGAIQYIQPENRDAQFQHFQEMTNPGGIHTMFAFVDHPAVPTAPDWTENEYFYEQGELESYYSSWNVLERDTLIFENESGGESHQHAAEIVIAKNPTA, from the coding sequence ATGGACTTCGAGACCTGTGAGGCACGCTACGAACAGGAGGAGTACTACTGGGGAACCGAGCCGAACGACCTGGCTCGCAAAACTGCGTCCCTCGTTTCGACAGCGAACACGACGCCCACGGTCATCGACATCGGAGCAGGCGAAGGCCGTGACGTGGTGTACTTCGCAAAACAGGGCTTCGACGCCTACGCTACAGACGTCTCCCCGAACGGCCTCGAAAAGGCGCGTCAACTGGCTGCCGCCCACGGTGTGGCTATCGAGACGCTCGAAGCCGACGCGAACGAACTGGCACTCCCAGAACCCGTCGACGTGGTCTATTCGTGTGGCGCGATTCAGTACATCCAGCCAGAAAATCGCGACGCACAGTTCCAGCACTTCCAGGAGATGACGAATCCCGGTGGCATCCACACGATGTTCGCGTTCGTAGACCACCCAGCCGTTCCGACGGCTCCCGACTGGACCGAGAACGAATATTTCTACGAACAGGGTGAATTGGAATCGTACTACTCGTCGTGGAACGTTCTCGAACGCGACACCCTCATCTTCGAGAACGAATCGGGCGGTGAATCCCACCAACACGCCGCAGAAATCGTCATCGCGAAGAACCCGACGGCGTAA
- the ileS gene encoding isoleucine--tRNA ligase: MSRFADVDDQYDPDAVEERVFDYWDDVDAYEQTKQHRQEAETFFFVDGPPYTSGAAHMGTTWNKTLKDATIRYKRMQGWNVTDRPGYDMHGLPIETKVEEKLGFENKKDIEAFGIENFIDECKQFADDNLEGLQSDFKSFGVWMDWENPYRTVSPEYMEAAWWGFKQAHERGLVELGKRSINQCPRCETAIADAEVEYDEIESPSIYVKFPLRDREGSLVIWTTTPWTIPANTFVAVGEDMTYQAVKATKDGESEVLYLAEPCVEGALKEGRYDDFEILEEVTGADMVGWEYDHPLADEVPDHAAFEGAGQVYTADYVEADRTGLVHSAPGHGQEDFERGTELGLDIFCPVAGDGTFTEQGGKYEGQFVRDANENVIADLEAKDLLLASGRHRHRYGHCWRCDTDIVFLATDQWFITVSDIKDELLDNIENSEWHPDWARDNRFRDWVENARDWNVSRQRYWGIPIPIWMCDDASCGHLNVVGTREELAARVHEDVDPNKVDLHRPAVDPLTMSCAECGADAHRVPDVFDVWLDSSVASWGTLDYPSETERFDELWPADLIIEAHDQTRGWFWSQLGMGTAALGEIPYKEVLMHGFANDKDGRKMSKSVGNVVEPHEAIDKHGSDAMRLFLLSVNPQGEDMRFSWDEMATMQRHLNILWNVFRFPLPYMRMDGFDPEAQTVDDVTLDQEDRWLLSRLQTVKQSMTASMDDFRYDRAVGTLVDFVVEDVSRFYIQVVRERMWEEAESDSKTSAYTTFYHVLSEVVALLAPFAPFITEEIYQNLTGDAGYDTVHMCDWPEYDRALHNEQLEWEMTVVRAVEEAGSNARQQAERKLRWPVTRIVVDATDDRVAAAVRSQATLVADRLNARTIEVIDPEDSWGELYYSAEADMSLLGPAFGGDAGKVMNALNEARIEAPSLSALEDAVSEQLGEDIELEEDMVTFVTKTPEGTSAASFSLEGGAQGTVYVDTTLTEDIESEGYAREVIRRVQEMRKDLDLDLDASIRLAYDIADERVADLVSAHEELIASEVRATDVGAVEDGHRKEWDVEGVTMTLAIEKAA; this comes from the coding sequence ATGAGCAGGTTTGCTGACGTCGACGACCAGTACGACCCCGACGCCGTAGAGGAGCGGGTGTTCGACTACTGGGACGACGTCGACGCCTACGAGCAGACGAAACAACACCGACAGGAGGCCGAGACGTTCTTCTTCGTCGACGGCCCCCCGTACACCTCCGGGGCCGCCCACATGGGCACCACCTGGAACAAGACGCTGAAAGACGCGACCATCCGCTACAAGCGGATGCAGGGGTGGAACGTCACCGACCGTCCGGGCTACGACATGCACGGCCTCCCCATCGAGACGAAAGTCGAGGAGAAACTCGGCTTCGAGAACAAGAAGGACATCGAGGCGTTCGGCATCGAGAACTTCATCGACGAGTGCAAGCAGTTCGCCGACGACAACCTGGAGGGCCTCCAGTCTGACTTCAAGTCCTTCGGCGTCTGGATGGACTGGGAAAACCCCTACCGAACCGTCTCCCCCGAATACATGGAAGCCGCGTGGTGGGGCTTCAAGCAGGCCCACGAGCGCGGCCTCGTCGAACTCGGCAAACGCTCCATCAACCAGTGTCCACGCTGTGAGACGGCCATCGCCGATGCCGAGGTCGAATACGACGAAATCGAGTCGCCATCTATCTACGTGAAGTTCCCGCTCCGCGACCGCGAGGGCTCGCTCGTCATCTGGACGACCACCCCGTGGACCATCCCGGCGAACACGTTCGTCGCGGTCGGCGAGGACATGACCTATCAGGCCGTGAAGGCGACGAAAGACGGTGAGAGCGAGGTACTCTACCTCGCCGAACCGTGCGTCGAAGGCGCGCTCAAAGAGGGGCGCTACGACGACTTCGAAATCCTCGAAGAAGTCACGGGCGCGGACATGGTCGGTTGGGAGTACGACCACCCGCTCGCAGACGAAGTGCCAGACCACGCCGCATTCGAGGGTGCCGGACAGGTCTACACCGCGGACTACGTCGAAGCAGACCGCACGGGCCTCGTCCACTCCGCACCCGGCCACGGGCAAGAGGACTTCGAGCGCGGGACAGAACTCGGTCTCGACATCTTCTGCCCCGTCGCCGGTGACGGAACGTTCACCGAACAGGGTGGCAAGTACGAAGGCCAGTTCGTCCGCGACGCGAACGAGAACGTCATCGCCGACCTAGAGGCGAAGGACCTGCTCCTCGCCTCGGGTCGACACCGCCACCGCTACGGCCACTGTTGGCGCTGTGACACGGACATCGTCTTCCTCGCCACCGACCAGTGGTTCATCACGGTCAGCGACATCAAAGACGAACTCCTCGACAACATCGAGAATTCCGAGTGGCATCCAGACTGGGCACGCGACAACCGCTTCCGCGACTGGGTCGAGAACGCCCGCGACTGGAACGTCTCCCGGCAGCGTTACTGGGGCATCCCCATCCCAATCTGGATGTGCGACGACGCCTCCTGTGGCCACCTGAACGTCGTCGGCACGCGCGAGGAACTCGCCGCACGCGTCCACGAGGACGTCGACCCGAACAAGGTGGACCTCCACCGCCCGGCCGTCGACCCACTCACCATGTCGTGTGCGGAGTGTGGCGCGGACGCCCACCGCGTCCCCGACGTGTTCGACGTGTGGCTCGACTCCTCGGTCGCCTCGTGGGGCACGCTCGACTACCCATCGGAGACAGAGCGATTCGACGAACTCTGGCCGGCAGACCTCATCATCGAGGCCCACGACCAGACGCGCGGGTGGTTCTGGTCGCAACTGGGCATGGGCACCGCCGCACTCGGCGAGATTCCGTACAAGGAGGTTCTCATGCACGGCTTCGCGAACGACAAGGACGGTCGCAAGATGTCCAAATCAGTTGGCAACGTCGTCGAACCCCACGAGGCAATCGACAAGCACGGTTCGGACGCGATGCGTCTGTTTCTCCTCTCGGTGAACCCACAGGGTGAGGACATGCGCTTCTCGTGGGACGAGATGGCGACCATGCAGCGCCACCTCAACATCCTCTGGAACGTCTTCCGGTTCCCGCTGCCGTACATGCGCATGGACGGCTTCGACCCCGAAGCCCAGACCGTAGACGACGTGACCCTCGACCAGGAAGACCGCTGGCTGCTCTCGCGACTCCAGACGGTCAAGCAGTCCATGACCGCGTCGATGGACGACTTCCGCTACGACCGCGCCGTCGGGACGCTCGTCGACTTCGTCGTTGAGGACGTCTCACGATTCTACATCCAGGTCGTCCGCGAGCGCATGTGGGAGGAGGCCGAATCCGACTCCAAGACGTCCGCGTACACGACGTTCTACCACGTCCTCTCGGAAGTCGTCGCGCTGCTCGCGCCGTTCGCACCGTTCATCACCGAGGAAATCTACCAGAACCTCACCGGTGACGCAGGCTACGACACGGTCCACATGTGCGACTGGCCTGAGTACGACCGGGCACTCCACAACGAGCAGTTAGAGTGGGAGATGACGGTCGTCCGCGCCGTCGAGGAAGCCGGGTCGAACGCCCGCCAACAGGCAGAGCGCAAACTCCGCTGGCCGGTCACGCGCATCGTCGTCGACGCCACAGATGACCGGGTGGCAGCGGCCGTCCGGTCGCAGGCCACACTCGTCGCAGACCGGCTCAACGCCCGCACCATCGAGGTCATCGACCCCGAGGACTCGTGGGGCGAACTCTACTACAGCGCAGAAGCCGACATGAGCCTGCTCGGCCCCGCCTTCGGCGGTGACGCCGGGAAAGTCATGAACGCGCTCAACGAGGCCCGCATCGAAGCGCCGTCGCTCTCCGCGCTCGAAGACGCCGTGAGCGAGCAACTCGGCGAGGACATCGAACTGGAGGAGGACATGGTCACTTTCGTCACGAAGACGCCGGAGGGGACGAGTGCTGCCTCGTTCTCGCTCGAAGGTGGCGCACAGGGCACCGTCTACGTGGACACCACGCTCACCGAGGACATCGAGAGCGAGGGCTACGCTCGCGAGGTCATCCGCCGCGTCCAGGAGATGCGCAAAGATCTGGACCTCGACTTAGACGCCTCCATCCGCCTCGCCTACGACATCGCAGACGAGCGCGTGGCTGATCTCGTCTCGGCGCACGAGGAACTCATCGCATCCGAGGTTCGGGCCACCGACGTCGGTGCGGTCGAAGATGGCCACCGCAAGGAATGGGACGTCGAAGGCGTCACGATGACGCTCGCAATCGAGAAGGCAGCCTAA
- a CDS encoding cupin domain-containing protein — MLRRTVLKASALTIAALGTSVPVAADPMNHDGEPGDDRKVDSPVGFYVEVLAGHSTFLDGVAAKFQMKYDGEGGTVVSNLSRDASTTVVAKVTWDPEGTSGWHTHPGPVIVSVVEGELELVNERDCIVRSYSAGEAFIDPGQGNVHIASNPSHSHSAVAYATFLGVPDGAPPTVFVPPVNCEFPLHRTAKLAEVIDPKT, encoded by the coding sequence GTGTTGCGCCGTACCGTGTTGAAGGCCAGTGCCCTGACCATCGCAGCACTCGGGACGAGTGTCCCCGTTGCCGCCGATCCGATGAATCACGACGGCGAACCGGGAGATGACCGCAAGGTCGACAGCCCCGTGGGATTCTACGTCGAAGTCCTCGCCGGGCACTCGACATTCCTCGACGGGGTCGCCGCGAAGTTTCAGATGAAGTACGACGGTGAAGGCGGAACCGTCGTTTCCAATTTGTCACGGGACGCGTCGACGACTGTCGTCGCCAAAGTGACGTGGGACCCAGAAGGGACCTCCGGATGGCACACCCACCCTGGACCAGTAATCGTCAGCGTCGTTGAAGGCGAACTCGAACTCGTCAACGAACGGGACTGTATCGTTCGGTCCTACTCGGCGGGCGAGGCCTTCATCGACCCCGGGCAGGGAAACGTCCATATCGCGTCGAATCCGAGCCATAGCCACAGTGCCGTGGCATACGCGACGTTCCTCGGTGTGCCCGACGGCGCGCCGCCGACGGTGTTCGTTCCACCGGTGAACTGCGAATTCCCGCTCCATCGGACGGCAAAACTGGCCGAGGTAATCGACCCGAAAACATAG
- a CDS encoding enoyl-CoA hydratase/isomerase family protein, with protein MSYERIVHETLAADDRIAAVRLDNPDRHNVLDERMVLELYDAFDRADQDAAVQGILLTSTSDTFCAGADLGELNGLTFEEGARWLTTYFEAIDMLRDTGKPAVAAIEGTCVAGGNELVMGCDLIVAGESARFGQPEVGVGSTAAGGGVQLLPLIVGEKRAREMLLTGSLLSAVEAERIGLINRTVEDGTAEDAAVELLQTIVDTKSPQAYRTIKTILKPWTNFGLLAEEMARDMTANVWASAEFTERADAFLKREELKPREFTGTQPRTRD; from the coding sequence ATGTCCTACGAGCGAATCGTCCACGAGACCCTCGCGGCAGACGACCGAATCGCCGCCGTCCGCCTCGACAACCCGGACCGACACAACGTCTTGGACGAGCGGATGGTGCTCGAACTCTACGACGCCTTCGACCGGGCCGACCAGGATGCCGCTGTGCAGGGCATCCTCCTGACTTCGACGAGCGACACGTTTTGCGCCGGGGCTGATTTGGGCGAACTCAACGGCCTCACGTTCGAGGAAGGCGCGCGCTGGCTCACCACCTACTTCGAGGCAATCGACATGCTTCGGGACACGGGCAAACCCGCCGTCGCCGCCATCGAGGGCACCTGCGTCGCCGGCGGCAACGAACTCGTGATGGGGTGTGACCTCATCGTCGCCGGTGAGTCTGCCCGCTTTGGCCAGCCAGAGGTCGGCGTCGGCTCGACTGCCGCGGGGGGTGGGGTCCAACTGCTCCCGCTCATCGTCGGCGAGAAGCGCGCCCGGGAGATGCTTCTGACTGGCTCCCTGCTCTCTGCAGTCGAAGCAGAACGTATCGGCCTCATCAATCGGACGGTCGAGGACGGAACCGCCGAGGACGCGGCCGTCGAACTGCTCCAGACCATCGTGGACACGAAGAGTCCACAGGCCTACCGTACCATCAAGACCATCCTCAAGCCGTGGACGAACTTCGGCCTGCTCGCAGAGGAGATGGCCCGCGACATGACCGCGAACGTCTGGGCCTCAGCAGAGTTCACAGAGCGCGCCGACGCCTTCCTGAAGCGCGAGGAACTGAAACCCCGCGAGTTCACCGGCACCCAACCCCGGACGCGAGACTGA